In Channa argus isolate prfri chromosome 15, Channa argus male v1.0, whole genome shotgun sequence, the DNA window aagaacatttgTTATGTAATCTATATGTACGTTAGaatgaatgtgtttatgttgtgtgaCACTACAAAAGATGTGGGTGTGTATAAATAGACATGCTCGACACTCACGTCCACTGGGAGAGGTATCCCTGGTATGTGATCCATCCCTGATCGTTCGTGCAAACCGTGTTGTTGACGTCTGGACCCCAGGGCATGTAGGGAAACACTTTGAACAGATCCTTCACCTCCTCTGGCGACAGCGCGCAATCTCTGTCCTGGATCATTCCAAGTACACAAAACATTGACACAAATGTGAAACAGATGAGAAAGAGCACAAGGAACAACATTAAATAACTGAGCACAATTCAGCCATTGTGTAAGTAATCATACAAAATGCAAAGGAGTTTCACAGGAAAACCTGAATTGTCTGACCACTTACTTTATCGTGCTTGTCAAAAACACTCTGAAGGAAGAGGTAAGCATTGTGGTTAAGCTCTGTGGTGCAGTCTGGAGGGATCTTGATCCTGGGAAAATGAAAGGACgcaaacattaaacaaaattatatgAGGCATTGATTGGAGTTTAATTAATTACATATCTGACATTCAACGTATgtaatatttaagtaaaaacaggaaacattttctgctttcagcTCCTTTTCCATTCCTTAATAAACATGGCATCTTCGGGTTTTTGAAAGGTTTGAAGGTAACTGGAAACTGTCGTTTGCAAACATATCAGTtcaataattaataaagaaaataacctGCAAAAAATGTACTCTCAATACTTTGTATATCAATTAATAACAGAAATGCATTATGTTGAATACTGGCTGTAcagcatttatttgtgtttctagtaaaaacaataacatcaTAAGGTTATTTTCATACAGCCAATAATGACGTAGATAAAAGAAAACTGGACCTGAATGTCTTTACAATGTTTTAAACTTGACTTATACATATCACATAGGAATGGACTCACATGGGGAACAGATATTCCTGCGTGAGCTCCAGGTCATCATCATAACCAAACCTCCTCAGTACAGTCCAGGTGGTTTCGTGCCGACCTCGCTGTATAAAAAGGGTGTGCAGGAACAGGAAGCCTGAGACAAAGACCAAGTAAGATGATAATCAATACaagtaatttcattttaaaagcatgGAGCTagagaagagcaaaaaaaaaagcatctacTGAAGGAGCATGAGGAAGGATAAGgcatgatgaggaggaggaaggtagtaggaagaaaaggaaaacaaaaaaaactggagTGTATCTGACCTTTGAGCGAGAGTCCGTTATCTTTGACTCCATCTGCCATGTTCCTCCTGACCACATTCTTTACATCCTCTAAGGCCTGAGGCGCCAGTGGTGTATTGAAACACGTTCTCTACATACATAAGAACAAAAAATGGTAAATATGatccaaacaaatgttttcgGACGTCTGCCATGGGAAAAACAACAGGTTGTCTTCTCCACCTATAATCTGGCCCTCCTTATTTTGCTAATGATGGACTTTCACAATTCTAAATTCAGCTACACGTGCAGTCATGATGCTGACGGTGTCACTATAAAAATAGGAAACATTACCTGGAAGAAGTTAAGCTCATTGTCATTAAGAATGCCATCGTTGTCCAGGTCAGACACTTTGAAGATTCTAGTTAGAGCCTTGATACAAGAAGTCTTCAGCTGTAATACagaagaaatgtaattattcaGGCGGCTGCATGTACTTCCATGATGTACAGAGTTTTAGATCAACTGTCCTTATCATAGAACTTACTTTACAGATGCCCCAATCCAATGTTTTCTGCTGATGCAGAAAACCAATATGAAATCAGTGCTCACTtttccaaatattaaaaaacaaaatgaatacacGGCCACTTTGGGAAACTCAATCACTTTGAGTGGTACACAGAAATATTATTAGGTTCACAACATGAAAGTTTTTCCAGGCTAGTAGTGGCAGTATTTTCATGTAACAGCACCAAGTTGACTGAGCAGAGCTAATGTTGGATTCCTTAAGAGCCTACATGTGTTTTCCTACTTTTCACTTGCTGTTCAGCCAAGAAgtcatttcctttctttatGCTCATCTACTAAAGTGAGAGTCAGGCCTGCCATGACTGAATTATTGTAACTGATAGGGGGACCAATGCACTTTAtactgacaataaaaacaagctGTATTTAATGCAGATCGCAATACGAACAAAAACCGACGTATGGTGTATTTGCATTTACtcacctccttctcctctgGGCAGTACAGGGGCCCTGTCGGGTGGAGAACAGCCTTTTGAGCATAGTAGAACAGCTCAGAGATGTTCTTCAGGTTTTTGGCTGAGCACTGAGATAACAGAgggcatgtgtgtgaatgtttgggGCAAATACAACTCCAGAGTCAAATTATCAGGAGATGTcaaatacatgtacacacaaattGTCTTCTATAACATTCTACTGCAACAGCTTCCAATAAATCTTAAATCCTTAAGTacagctataaaaaaaaaaaaaacataatacgagtttttttcccccccatcagAACATATGAAACAACCCTGGGCCTAGTTGAACACTAAAAAATTGCTGTGACTACCCTAGACGGAACACACAGTGTATCTGCCTTCCTTCACGTCCTCATCTGCTTTTAACCTTGTAACTAATCCAGCTGAAGAGGACATGACTGAGCCATATCATGTGACAGAGGGATATGTGAATTAAACAGTAACGCAGATGGTGGGCAGTTTCCTCTACTGCAACCGTGCCTTTCAACACACTCAGTCCATCAGCCAGCAGCTCTTGGGCCTGGAGCATGGAGTTTAGTAATATAAATCTATTATTTACTTAGAGTGTAAGTTGAGTCAGGAGCTGGACTTCAGTTCAAGAGCTGCTGGGGACTGATCAGTACTGCACAGAGCCAGTCTTACTATGATAGTCACAGCTAGTAGTGTATTTAAAATCATGTTCATGTTTCATTTACCTCTTCATCACAGTGATATATAACTAAGTGGGACATCAACAGCCTCAGTGGCTCTGAAAggtgcatatgtgtgtatgtgtgctgatCTCTCACCTCTACACAAGTCTCAATATCCTGGTACTGATTCATGATTGGCAAGATGGTctccatgctgctgtgttccACCAGGTCAGACTTGTTTCCCACAAGGATCAAGGGTACCCTGACATTTAGTAAAGTCATTTTTTACTAGAATTTATACCTGAAGCAATTGGTTGATCAAAAGGAAATTCACCAGAATCAAACTCATAATACATTTTAAGCCAAAATGACCAGCTTTGTGTCTAATGTATGTGAGAATTAGCTGACGGATGAAGACATCTGATACTGTCAAGACTCATGATGGGCactcttttctgacatttttagaCCAAAGAACAATTACTTGAAGAAACATTCTGTGGatcaataaataatgaaaatcattAGTCACAGCCCAATATAAGATCTCCACAACATCAAGGAGCAATAAAAGGCAGACCAGCAGCTGCATATTATATCATTTCAACGTGAATATCTTTATAACTTGCAGGCACAGCACCATTAGCTTGGCTGACGTAACCCATACACTCACGGCTATTAAAGGGACATGAACACACCTGCTATCCTTGTCCATTCTGTCATTTATGAGGGGAATCCAGTGGCTTGTCACCTAGAGGAAAGCACAATATCAAACTCTAATTGTCATCACTGACACGATTAATTGTCACTGTCTAggatgaaatgtaaatgtaaatttaaaatgatcgGCATATGCATTGGCAGGATCCAATTTCTGGAAATACTGCAGTTACATAATTGATTAACGGTGAAAGGACCATCCTCACCTTTTCAATGGACTTCTTGTTGTTGACAGAGTAGACTATACAGATAACATTTGCCTACAAGGACAAATAGCAAATATTAGCTTGTGTTGCACATAAGAAATACTCATGAGACATTATGAGACCGAATGAAAGTAACAATCACAACCCAACCTTTGATATTTCTTGATACAGCTGCTCATCTGACTGTTCTGCTTCTGAAAGTTGTCAGAAAGACAAATCAGtacagtgtttgtgtatttgaatAAGCTTTATTAATTGTTAcacaaataatttctttttactaaCATCATAAGGTGATTAGGATTTATTGCTAAGAATCGGCTCAACAACAACCAATAAAAAGTGCCTTCATCTGCATCCCTTCTATATATGCAGTGGGAAGAGATTACCTGAGTAGTCTACGATGTGTGTAGGCACCCTCTCTGGAGTGACGTCAGCTGGGATGGTGATCTCTTCAGCTCGGAGGGGAACCTGGAAAACAATGGAGGACATTTATGGCAATAATGACACCTTGTTGCCACAGTTGCCAGTAATGAAGAGTAAAACAATAAGGAGGTAGGTGAATCATAAAGTGACTGGGTAATATAAGGACTAGTGAGTTAAACTTATGGCTGGCCCTGATCTTACTTACGATTCTCCTCTTAACATGGGCCCAATACTAATAAACTTAAATCATAACTCCAATATTGCCAGCCAAACCAATTGTCTTCACTATGCAACCTAAATATACATtcaatatgtatgtgtataacGAACAGCAACTAGGGATGCTCTCGTTTCCTGCTGGTACATACCTCATCAGGAAACTCTTCACTGACCAGGGACATAATCAGTGATGTTTTCCCCACTTTGGCTGTGGAAAGAAAGACACTTCTATTACAGTCTGACATTGCACATCTTTTATGGTTAACTGGCCTGTGACctctgacattttgtttgagGATTCTGGGTAATGTGTTAAGTTTCAGGGGACATATAAGAACAGATGAATATAGTTACGATctcaaaaatacaataaatgccAGCGCAATCCAAAACCAGAACACAAGCTGGAGATTTGCCACAATTGAAGagccacaaagaaaaaaaagaaaaaaaaaatgctaacagAAAGGCaatccattttaaatattagcTATCAgggttttataatattttaaaagccatACGTTGGGATTTTAGACTATTGGTGCAATGACATTCAATTTATGTGGTGGAAGGTCTGATAGAACAACCAATTAGGGGATGAGATTGTCAACAGCTGGGATCAATAGCAAAAACAATTCTACTAATTAACATGACATCTAAATAATAACTGCAGCTCTACTTTGGACTACCACCTGCCTCTCAGCATCATTGCCTTGTAGGTAACTAACAACACACTAAAGTCCACAACAATAAAGTTGGCACAAAGCAATCTGGCTGTTTCTCAGGAAGAGCCAGTGCCAACTCACCTAATGTGTTGGGGGCACCCTGCAAAGCCACAACTGAAACAGCTTTGACAATACtcatgcttttaaaataaaaaaaataaataaaagaaaatataaaaaaaataaataaaaaaaaaataaaaaaaatcacaaaacccCCAGGTAAGAAGTTATTTAGCAGAATAAATCTGTGGtgggtttgttttatttctgcccTCACTCCAGGTTAAAGGTCAtctaaaacaataaacac includes these proteins:
- the rhot1a gene encoding mitochondrial Rho GTPase 1-A isoform X2 gives rise to the protein MRKDVRILLVGEPKVGKTSLIMSLVSEEFPDEVPLRAEEITIPADVTPERVPTHIVDYSEAEQSDEQLYQEISKANVICIVYSVNNKKSIEKVTSHWIPLINDRMDKDSRVPLILVGNKSDLVEHSSMETILPIMNQYQDIETCVECSAKNLKNISELFYYAQKAVLHPTGPLYCPEEKEKTLDWGICKLKTSCIKALTRIFKVSDLDNDGILNDNELNFFQRTCFNTPLAPQALEDVKNVVRRNMADGVKDNGLSLKGFLFLHTLFIQRGRHETTWTVLRRFGYDDDLELTQEYLFPMIKIPPDCTTELNHNAYLFLQSVFDKHDKDRDCALSPEEVKDLFKVFPYMPWGPDVNNTVCTNDQGWITYQGYLSQWTLTTYLDVQRSLEYLGYLGYSIIYEQESQAAAITVTRNKRIDLQKKQTQRSVFRCNVFGARGSGKSGFLQAFLGRNLQRHRRVKEEHKSFYAISTTYVYGQEKYLLLHEVMPDFDFLSEADLACDVVCLVYDVSNPRSFEYCAKVYKQYFIDSRTPCVVIAAKSDLHEVRQHYSLSPHEFCRKHKLHPPQPFTCNMTDAPNKEIYTRLTTMAMYPHARLRCLCACNRCTYCLCQNLLKLELLRSIKAQLRRVAFNRHMAQADLKNSTFWLRASVGATVFAVLGFAMYRALLKQR
- the rhot1a gene encoding mitochondrial Rho GTPase 1-A isoform X1, yielding MRKDVRILLVGEPKVGKTSLIMSLVSEEFPDEVPLRAEEITIPADVTPERVPTHIVDYSEAEQSDEQLYQEISKANVICIVYSVNNKKSIEKVTSHWIPLINDRMDKDSRVPLILVGNKSDLVEHSSMETILPIMNQYQDIETCVECSAKNLKNISELFYYAQKAVLHPTGPLYCPEEKEQKTLDWGICKLKTSCIKALTRIFKVSDLDNDGILNDNELNFFQRTCFNTPLAPQALEDVKNVVRRNMADGVKDNGLSLKGFLFLHTLFIQRGRHETTWTVLRRFGYDDDLELTQEYLFPMIKIPPDCTTELNHNAYLFLQSVFDKHDKDRDCALSPEEVKDLFKVFPYMPWGPDVNNTVCTNDQGWITYQGYLSQWTLTTYLDVQRSLEYLGYLGYSIIYEQESQAAAITVTRNKRIDLQKKQTQRSVFRCNVFGARGSGKSGFLQAFLGRNLQRHRRVKEEHKSFYAISTTYVYGQEKYLLLHEVMPDFDFLSEADLACDVVCLVYDVSNPRSFEYCAKVYKQYFIDSRTPCVVIAAKSDLHEVRQHYSLSPHEFCRKHKLHPPQPFTCNMTDAPNKEIYTRLTTMAMYPHARLRCLCACNRCTYCLCQNLLKLELLRSIKAQLRRVAFNRHMAQADLKNSTFWLRASVGATVFAVLGFAMYRALLKQR
- the rhot1a gene encoding mitochondrial Rho GTPase 1-A isoform X5, giving the protein MRKDVRILLVGEPKVGKTSLIMSLVSEEFPDEVPLRAEEITIPADVTPERVPTHIVDYSEAEQSDEQLYQEISKANVICIVYSVNNKKSIEKVTSHWIPLINDRMDKDSRVPLILVGNKSDLVEHSSMETILPIMNQYQDIETCVECSAKNLKNISELFYYAQKAVLHPTGPLYCPEEKEQKTLDWGICKLKTSCIKALTRIFKVSDLDNDGILNDNELNFFQRTCFNTPLAPQALEDVKNVVRRNMADGVKDNGLSLKGFLFLHTLFIQRGRHETTWTVLRRFGYDDDLELTQEYLFPMIKIPPDCTTELNHNAYLFLQSVFDKHDKDRDCALSPEEVKDLFKVFPYMPWGPDVNNTVCTNDQGWITYQGYLSQWTLTTYLDVQRSLEYLGYLGYSIIYEQESQAAAITVTRNKRIDLQKKQTQRSVFRCNVFGARGSGKSGFLQAFLGRNLQRHRRVKEEHKSFYAISTTYVYGQEKYLLLHEVMPDFDFLSEADLACDVVCLVYDVSNPRSFEYCAKVYKQYFIDSRTPCVVIAAKSDLHEVRQHYSLSPHEFCRKHKLHPPQPFTCNMTDAPNKEIYTRLTTMAMYPHMAQADLKNSTFWLRASVGATVFAVLGFAMYRALLKQR
- the rhot1a gene encoding mitochondrial Rho GTPase 1-A isoform X4; amino-acid sequence: MRKDVRILLVGEPKVGKTSLIMSLVSEEFPDEVPLRAEEITIPADVTPERVPTHIVDYSEAEQSDEQLYQEISKANVICIVYSVNNKKSIEKVTSHWIPLINDRMDKDSRVPLILVGNKSDLVEHSSMETILPIMNQYQDIETCVECSAKNLKNISELFYYAQKAVLHPTGPLYCPEEKEQKTLDWGICKLKTSCIKALTRIFKVSDLDNDGILNDNELNFFQRTCFNTPLAPQALEDVKNVVRRNMADGVKDNGLSLKGFLFLHTLFIQRGRHETTWTVLRRFGYDDDLELTQEYLFPMIKIPPDCTTELNHNAYLFLQSVFDKHDKDRDCALSPEEVKDLFKVFPYMPWGPDVNNTVCTNDQGWITYQGYLSQWTLTTYLDVQRSLEYLGYLGYSIIYEQESQAAAITVTRNKRIDLQKKQTQRSVFRCNVFGARGSGKSGFLQAFLGRNLQRHRRVKEEHKSFYAISTTYVYGQEKYLLLHEVMPDFDFLSEADLACDVVCLVYDVSNPRSFEYCAKVYKQYFIDSRTPCVVIAAKSDLHEVRQHYSLSPHEFCRKHKLHPPQPFTCNMTDAPNKEIYTRLTTMAMYPPCKPTCSLYSLTQQSVTKLCQLTHSLIAREVTLCPRGNCTKSFACGV
- the rhot1a gene encoding mitochondrial Rho GTPase 1-A isoform X3, with amino-acid sequence MRKDVRILLVGEPKVGKTSLIMSLVSEEFPDEVPLRAEEITIPADVTPERVPTHIVDYSEAEQSDEQLYQEISKANVICIVYSVNNKKSIEKVTSHWIPLINDRMDKDSRVPLILVGNKSDLVEHSSMETILPIMNQYQDIETCVECSAKNLKNISELFYYAQKAVLHPTGPLYCPEEKELKTSCIKALTRIFKVSDLDNDGILNDNELNFFQRTCFNTPLAPQALEDVKNVVRRNMADGVKDNGLSLKGFLFLHTLFIQRGRHETTWTVLRRFGYDDDLELTQEYLFPMIKIPPDCTTELNHNAYLFLQSVFDKHDKDRDCALSPEEVKDLFKVFPYMPWGPDVNNTVCTNDQGWITYQGYLSQWTLTTYLDVQRSLEYLGYLGYSIIYEQESQAAAITVTRNKRIDLQKKQTQRSVFRCNVFGARGSGKSGFLQAFLGRNLQRHRRVKEEHKSFYAISTTYVYGQEKYLLLHEVMPDFDFLSEADLACDVVCLVYDVSNPRSFEYCAKVYKQYFIDSRTPCVVIAAKSDLHEVRQHYSLSPHEFCRKHKLHPPQPFTCNMTDAPNKEIYTRLTTMAMYPHARLRCLCACNRCTYCLCQNLLKLELLRSIKAQLRRVAFNRHMAQADLKNSTFWLRASVGATVFAVLGFAMYRALLKQR
- the rhot1a gene encoding mitochondrial Rho GTPase 1-A isoform X6, whose protein sequence is MRKDVRILLVGEPKVGKTSLIMSLVSEEFPDEVPLRAEEITIPADVTPERVPTHIVDYSEAEQSDEQLYQEISKANVICIVYSVNNKKSIEKVTSHWIPLINDRMDKDSRVPLILVGNKSDLVEHSSMETILPIMNQYQDIETCVECSAKNLKNISELFYYAQKAVLHPTGPLYCPEEKELKTSCIKALTRIFKVSDLDNDGILNDNELNFFQRTCFNTPLAPQALEDVKNVVRRNMADGVKDNGLSLKGFLFLHTLFIQRGRHETTWTVLRRFGYDDDLELTQEYLFPMIKIPPDCTTELNHNAYLFLQSVFDKHDKDRDCALSPEEVKDLFKVFPYMPWGPDVNNTVCTNDQGWITYQGYLSQWTLTTYLDVQRSLEYLGYLGYSIIYEQESQAAAITVTRNKRIDLQKKQTQRSVFRCNVFGARGSGKSGFLQAFLGRNLQRHRRVKEEHKSFYAISTTYVYGQEKYLLLHEVMPDFDFLSEADLACDVVCLVYDVSNPRSFEYCAKVYKQYFIDSRTPCVVIAAKSDLHEVRQHYSLSPHEFCRKHKLHPPQPFTCNMTDAPNKEIYTRLTTMAMYPHMAQADLKNSTFWLRASVGATVFAVLGFAMYRALLKQR